A part of Azospirillum thermophilum genomic DNA contains:
- a CDS encoding MerR family transcriptional regulator encodes MADPRDRVYGVTELAAEFDLTPQALRFYEEKGLLCPQRAGGRRVFTYRDRARLMLILKFRRVGFSLEQIAEYLSLYRPGRPSAQQYRDGLAKIGERLTMLERMRSEIAEVIAELKAMQTDAERRLAACEGEAAPHCGTASRREAVAAE; translated from the coding sequence ATGGCCGATCCCAGGGACCGGGTCTATGGCGTGACGGAGCTGGCGGCGGAGTTCGACCTGACTCCGCAGGCGCTGCGCTTCTACGAGGAAAAGGGCCTGCTCTGTCCCCAGCGGGCCGGCGGGCGCCGGGTCTTCACCTACCGCGACCGCGCCCGGCTGATGCTGATCCTGAAGTTCCGCCGGGTCGGCTTCTCCCTCGAACAGATCGCCGAGTATCTCTCGCTCTACCGCCCCGGCCGGCCGAGCGCGCAGCAGTATCGCGACGGGCTCGCCAAGATCGGCGAGCGGCTGACCATGCTGGAGCGCATGCGGAGCGAGATCGCCGAGGTCATCGCCGAGCTGAAGGCGATGCAGACCGACGCCGAACGGCGTCTGGCCGCCTGCGAGGGCGAAGCCGCCCCCCACTGCGGGACCGCCTCCCGCCGGGAGGCCGTCGCGGCCGAGTAG